GCTTCACAAGCACTTTACTGGGTGAGGAACTTTCAGGATAAACGTCTTGTTCAGGTGGAAACGTTGTGTAACTGCACTACACTTCATTTCTAACCCCACTGTAAATCCTGTAAaggtttcattcattcagtaaaaTCTGTCCTGGATCTGGTGCTGGTTCTGATTCTGGGTCATACGGGCCGCTCCAGCATGAAATTCTGCTGAACTGAAGTTACCTCAGAGCGAGTCTAAAGTCGGGTTTGTGGAGCGACGTGATGACCCACAAGCACAGAGATTAAACTTTAACTGCTAAACCATAGCAGAGATCCATATTAACCTCACAtcagcaaactacacacacacacacacacacgcgcgtgcacacacacacgcgcacacacacacacacacacacgcgcgcgcacacacgcgcacacacacacacacacacacacgcgcgcgcacacacgcacacacacacacacacacacacacacacacgcgcacacacacacacgcgcgcgcgcacacacgcgcacacacgcacacacacacacacacacacacacacacacacgcgcacacacgcacacacacacacacacgcgcacacacgcacacacacacgcgcacacacacacacacacacacacacacacacacacacacgcacacacacgcgcacacacgcacacacacacacacacgcgcacacacgcacacacacacgcgcacacacacacacacacacacacacacacgcacgcgcacacgcgcacacacgcacacacacacacacacacacacgcacacacacacgcacacacacacgcgcacacacacacgcacacacacacacgcgcgcacacacacacacacacacacacacacacacacctttgtaTGTGCAGTATATGACAGTAAAGGTCTGTAATCCATGTGCATGGGATGTCActgtaaatttaaaataaatttaaaacaaacgTTTACTCATGTCACAGTGGAGTTAGAGGACACCTGAGCAGGTGAAGGTTAAAGGTCTTTCTGAAGGTCACAAGCACATTATTTCTGCAggactgggatttgaactcagcCCGAAGcgtaaccactgagccaccacagcTAGTGGTGTCTGATTAAACCTGCTGCTGAATTAACTCACCACACAATAACATTTCTCAGATTTCATAACACAGCGTTTGTACTAGTGTACGAGTTTAAACTCAGAGAAGGTTCAGCTCTGGGTGATTTCCGAACCAGTGACTCAGCTGCTCAGGAAGCTCTCGATAGTTCCTCTGTAGTACCTGGTGATGATGGGAGGGGGGAGATGGGCTTTTTCAGCGTTCACAGAACGTAGAGACGCTGCTGGGTTTCTtggttatggagctggtgttgagggccCGGGTGAGGTTCTCCACCAGGTGCACATGCTgtagatgttcagtggagagtgGTCGCTCCATGCTCTCctgaagtagtaatagtagtttcTTACACTGATTAGTTATTAGTGAAGAGCCACTGAGCTAACAATAGATTTCTTACTGCTAAGTTAGTAAGCACTTAGCATTCATTTAGGAAGAGAAGTGTAAAGTGTTGCCAAATATATTCATGTTAAAGTagtgctaataataatactaaatatAGCTACATGCAAACGTGTGTCAACAGTGCTACATGAACTGTACCTTCAACCTGCGAGCGGAGACAGGTGGAGAGTTGCAAAAGCCACtgctgtgcgtgtgtgagtgtgtgtgtgtgtgtgtgtgtgtgtgtgtgtgtgtgacacattTATTGTTCCAACTCAAAACCACTGCCACTGCTCACTTCCTCTGAGTGATGATGACCTGGTAACTGTCTACAGTATACTACAAGAACACATCATAGTGCTAATGTAAAAGGAAATGATGCTAATACACGGTCTACTGAACATAATGTGCTGAAGTGTTGAGTTATGATTAGGGTTATGATTTCCTCGATTTCTGCACACTAAATGGTTTCAGATCTCCAGACAGAATGTAATATAAAcaaagagaagaagaggaaacaGGCCCTGAAAACACCTCCTGACCagcacactaccaccaccacgtttCACTGTCTATATCATGCTCTTATTGTGGAATTTATTGTTAactttacaccagatgtaacaggaccatGTCTTCCATAATGTTctactttcaactcatcagtcctcAGAATATTATCCTAAAAATCCTGGGGTTCATCAAGCTGTAACTGTGAGATGTCCTCTTTGTCAGCAGTCGAAACTCTCCCATGACTCatcatttttgcccagtgtctttctaaTGCTAGAATCATGAACGCTGACCCTATCTGCAGCAAGCGAGGCCTGCAGTTCCTCAGACGTTCTTCCTGAGTTCTTCTTTTGGGACTCCCTGGGTGAGTTGTCGATGTGCTCTCAGGGGTTCTTTTGTTGACAGGCCGTAATGGATAATGCATCTCACTGTGATTTCCTGGAGTCCCAGAGACATAactttctttttcatcttttcaGTAATTTCTTATTTACTCATCGTTCACGCCTTAAATGAAACATCAGTGTGAAATAGTAGTGATAGAGTACAGTGTATTTGTGGAACTTCATCAGCACAGTTTCACTTACAGCTTCCTGCTACCACCTTCACTTTCCAAAGTTGGTGGAGACggaggtggagatggagtgtAGGGAAAAAGTGACTTGGGTTGGTTGTCCACGTTGTTGGTTTCAGCGATGAGGTGAAGGTCGTGTGTATTGACGGCAGGAAGTCCCGCTGTGTAAGTCACCCAGTAAATCAGAGAAAACTGAGAACATCAAACTGTACCGCCGTGCTGATGCTGCTGTTAATGTAGTACCATATTACAGTGAcctgtgtgtaagtgtgtgcatgtgtgtgtgtgtgtgtgtgtgtgtgtgtgtgtgtgtgtgtgtgtgtgaaagtcagATTTGTGGTGACCCAGATACACTGCTACTCTGTGGGATGAAATATTCCCCTTCTGTGTGTGTCACGGAACACTTTTTCATCACCATTACcaacaagagagagagggggggggagatagagagagagagagagagagagagagagggagagagagagggagagagcgagagggagagagagagggagagagagagggagagagagggagagagagagggagagagagagggagagagagggaaagagagagagagggagagagagggagagagagagagagggagagtgagagggagagtgagagagagagagagggagagagagagagggagagagagagggagagagagagggagagagggagagagagtgagagagagagagcgagagagagagagcgagagagagagagggagagagagagagagagggggggagagggggggagggggagagagagagagagagggggggggggagagaaagagagagagagagagagagagagggagagagagagagagagagagggagagagagaggggagagaaagggagagagagagagggagagagagagagagggagagagagggagagagagagagagggagagagagagggagagagagagagagagagggagagagagaggggggagagaaagggagagagagagatagggggagagagagagaaagagagagagagggggggagagagagagagggaaagagagggagagagggagagagagagggagagagagggagagagagagagggagagagggagagggagagagagagagagagggagagggagagagagagagagggagagagagagagagagagggagagagggagagagagagagagagagagatagggggagagagagagaaagagagagagagggagagagagggagagagagagggagagagagaggtagagagagagagagggagagagagagagagagggagagagagggagagagagagagggagagagagagagagagagagagagagagagagagagggagagagagggagagagggagagagagagagagagagagagagagggagagagagagagagagggagagagggagagagagagagagagagagagagagggagagagggagagagagagagagagagagagagagagagagagagggagagagggagagagagagagagagagagagagagagagagagagagagagagagagagagagagggagagggagagagagagagagggagagagagagagagagagagagagatagggggagagagagagaaagagagagagagggagagagagagagagagagagagagagagagagagagagagagagagagagagagagagagacagtgaagaGAAGTTTCAGGTGTTCAGTAAGTCTAATCATATGTCTCATAAAAGCACGGAGTTCAGGTCTGACGTGGGAAATGCTCTTCATGTTAAGCAGCGGAATGATGTGTTATGTAATGCTCTGACGGTATGACGCAGGGTGGATTAGACCTGAGCGTGTTCCCGTCATGCCTCCAGGGTtgaggtttgattcccgcctccgccctgtgtgtgtgtggagtgtgcaggttctccccgtgcttcgggggtttccgcccccactccaaagacatgcactgtgggctgattggcatttccaaatcgtccgtagtgtgtgaatgtgtgtgtgtgtgtgtgtgtgtgtgtgtgtgtgtgtgtatgtgtgtgtgtttgtcccctgcgatgggttagcaccctgtccatggtgtcccccggATCgtaccccgagtcccctgggacagACTCCGGGCCCCgcgaccctgtgcaggataaacGCTACAGAAAACAGTGGATGGATCGGATGCTCTCGGATAGCGCAGTGTCAGAGGTGGGCGTGGTTAAACGCCTCGCTGCAGTGAAAGTGTGGTGCGACGCTGTGTGTTAAACGCTGATGTTGAGCGTATAGAAGGTGCTGTAGAAGCTGACGGAGATTTACACTAGTAAGAGTAATAGTACCATGGCAcagacttttattatttattagcacCACAGCTCTGAGACTGAAGAAGGGAATATTAGACACTGAACATGTCGCGTCTGATCACAGGGACTGCTGTTTATCAGAACTGTTCATTAATGTGCTGGAACTTTCTAAAGCCAGAACCATGCAGCCCAGATTTTGCACAGTTTGCTCGATCTGCTCGTTCTGCACGTTGTGGTTTTGGCAGGTTTGCTCCTGGGTTAATAATCACTTACTGTTGAGGTAATAGTGAGGTAATGAGTGACTCCGCCCCACTGTGCCGTGGTTATATAAGAGCAGGAGGGATTCAATCAGAGAGATTATACCAGCTGATATAACGCAGTCTGAGTTCTGCAGGGTGAGCTGGACCGGAGACTCCTGAACCTTGTCTTCTCTGGTCTGTCCATCATGGGCGTGGCCTACAGCGTAGGAGAGTGAGTCACTTCTGTCTCTTGAATTCTCTACAGATACTATAGGATGAATCATGGAGGTTTGTGTAGAGATGAAGTACAGTGGTGACAGATTAACTGTTTGAGTTTTGATTAGACTagttctatacaactgtgtgaaTCGgactttgtggaaacagtttggggaagaaccacatgtggGTTTGAGGgacaggggtgcacatacttttggccatatagtgtatgttctGTGccattaacattaataaatgtgtgaatgattctgtttttttccctcagagTGGATCATCTGTACACGTTCTTCGTTCAGTGGTCTCCACACAGGTTCACTGAGCACCGCAGGAGACGCAGCTTCTTATTGGTTGATAAGGAAAAACTggctgtgattgacagcttgCTGAGCGATCCGGATCCGGAACACTGGAATGTGAGgattttatcttttattattattttatcattaaaatCTTCCAATAGTACCAGTCTGTACCAGTCCTCCATTCGTTCCATTAGTAGCAGACTGTTCCTCTTCGGTTCCTGTTCCGCTGCTCGGAGCTGAACTGGACGTACGCGGGAGGTGGTGCAGTTTAAGTCTATTCCAGGATCCAGGATTAAAGTTGCCGTGATATGAGATGATGTGGGAAAACATCATATATTTTATAGATTGTTTTATGAGATGGTTTTAAAGTTCCTTCAGTAcacatcacactttttcatcatgCAGTAACATttcactaataaataaatagataaagtcacagtttaaaatgtttttaaaggtGTGGAATTGGTCTGATGAAAGAGTGAGAAGTGTGTCGTATTATTCAGCAACTCGAGAGTGAACAGATGTTAAATTATTTAGAGTCCAGCTGTTATTGTATAATTTACAGTCATTAAGTCAGGAATATCACACCGTAGACCGGGATATTATACACAGATAATCTACAGGAGCTACTGTTACTACCTTATCATTTTCCTACAACTGCACaagtgctttattattattattattattattattattattattattattatactatactatattattattattattattattattattattattattattattattattattattattatactatattattattattattattattatactacattattattattattattattattatactatactatattattattattattattattattattattattatactacattattattattattattattattatactatactatattattattattattattatcattattatactatattattattattattattattattatactatattattattattattattattattattatactatattattattattattattattatactatattattattattatactatattattattattattatactatattattattattattattatactatattattattattattatactatattattattattattattatactatattattattattattattattattatactatattattattattattatactatattattattattattattatactatattattattattattattattattattattatattcctCTTCTACCCCACAACCATACAGTTTATTACTGACACATCAcacttttgatctttttataGTTGTATTCTTTAaaagaagttagttcctgttcttactcattccctcaccatccctctctttattctctctctattctctctctattctctctctattctctctctctattctctctctattccctctctctattccctctctctattccctctctattctctctctattccctctctctattctctctttattctctctctattctctctctattctctctctctattctctctctattctctctctattctctctctctattctctctttattctctctctattctctctctctattctctctctctattctctctctattccctctctctattctctctctattccctctctctattctctctttattctctctctattctctctctattctctctctctattctctctctattctctctctattctctctctctattctctctttattctctctctattctctctctctattctctctctattctctctctctattccctctctattctctctctattccctctctctattctctctttattctctctctattccctctctctattctctctctattctctctctattccctctctctattctctctttattctctctctattctctctctattctctctctctattctctctctattctctctctctattctctctctctattctctctctattctctctctattctctctttattctctctctattctctctctctattctctctctattctctctctattctctctctctattctctctctattctctctctctattctctctctattctctctctctattctctctttattctctctctattctctctttattctctctttattctctctctattctctctttattctctctttattctctctttattctctctctattctctctctttattctctctctattctctctctattctctctttattctctctttattctctgtctctattctctctctccatgttaataaagtaaataaacgtAGCTTATCATGTTATGGAGAAACGCTCAGCTGAACGCTGCACTAGTTCACATTAACTCAGGCATCTCTTACACGtcactgcagcacacacacacacacacacacacacacacacacacacacacacacacacacacacacacactggagtcTCTTAGAAATGATAATAACTCACAGTCTGCGGGATTTCTCTACACATGTTGTACTTTGTGCTCTGATATTTAATCACAGTGAGGTTCTGCACTTCACCTGCTCGTGATCTCAGATTCCCACTAATCATTAACACACTTCACTGTTACTCGGCGTGGCTGCAGGTGCCAAAACTTACTCACTAAAATCCTTTTCCGTTGCTTTGTTcactttcatttcctctctgtGGGCTCGATGTCTTCCTGCCGTTTACTGTAAATCACACAGCCAGCAGCCGGAGAGGAGGGAACACACCGCTGGAAAAATCTAACCaatgacggtgaatgtgggcggaAGGATATAAAGCACCGAGACTGTTCGGAGCATTTCATTCATACCTCTAAAACCCTGCAGcactgaacacacacgcacacgcacacacacacgcacacacacacgcataggCACGCTGAagtgtattatattattatgttactgaaacacagagtgggtttgagagagagaactgaGGAGAACGTAAAGATCCTGTTCTTCTGCAGAGGCTGTGAGGAACCGTACGTACAGGTGAGAGCAACGATCTAAAGcgtgtttcatttcatttgaatttcatTTTAGTTTCACACGACATCTTTGATCAGATCAGAAGATAGCGTCCTCTACACCAGCGTTGCTTCACGGTTCAACAGCATGGGTCAGTGGTAGCGCAGTGGTTAGGACGTCAGGACGGAATGCCGGAAGcgtgtgagttcaaatcccagcactgaccagctgccactgctgggcccttgagcgaggcccttaaccctcacctgctcaggtgtagtgtataaatgagataaatgtaagtcgctctggataacggCGTCTGCCACATGCCGTAAAATCTAAACCTTGAGGAACGCAAAGTTTCCGGTCATTGCGAAATATTGTGTGTAAAGGATTAGTGTGCCAATATAAATGCACAGTGCTCATGTACGTATGTATTACACATTTTACATGTATGTGCATGCATCCTCATTCCACTgacttcttcttctccttattatgattatgattattatcattattactattattatgattatcattattattactgttattatgattattaatattattatgattatgattattatgattagtattatgatgatgatgatgatgatgacgattattattattattattattgattattattattattattattattatgattatgattgtgattatgattattattattattattgtgatgatgatgatgattatgattatgattataattattatgattatgattatgattattattattatgattattatgatgatgattataattattattattatgattattattattatgattatgattattatgattatgattattattatgattatgattatgattattattatatgattatgattatgatgattattattgatgatgatgatgatgatgatgattgttattattattatgattatgattataattaatatgattatgattatgattattatgatgattatgatgatgatgatggtgatgatgatgatgattattattattattattatgattatgattatgattattattattatgataatgatgatgattattatgatgatgatgatgatgatgatgatgattattattatgattatgattattattattatgataatgatgatgattattattattatgatgatgatgattattattattatgattattattattatgataatgatgatgattattattattatgatgatgatgattattattattatgatcatgattataattattatgattatgattattattatgatgatgatgatgatgatgatgattattatgatgatgatgattattatgattatgatgatgattattattattatgatgatgatgatgatgatgatgatgattattatgattatgattatgattattatgtgTCCTGGTAAAGTGGACTGATGTAATGCACTGTTGGTGTGCTGGATTAAATGTTGGCCTCCATGTTTTCCTGTGCAGATCATCACGGTGAGGAAGGAGAAGCGTTCTCAGAGTGTGTGCAGCTCTCCGAGTGTTTCCACATCCGAGGACGAGGACACTGAGGACACACTTCCTGTGCTGCAGCAGGACAGTCAGATCCTCAGGGAGCAGCACATAGAGAAGGTGAGCTCCACTTCACCACCTGTTCGCTCCTCGACTACACAGTATTAAGTGTGTATGCCACCGGTGGTGTTCCTGTCTATGGGTGTGGTTAGGGGTGGAGCATTCTGGGAGTCAGGTAAACTGTAATGAATGTGTTTTTAGGGAAGTAAATTATCTtcctactttttatttaaatgttctcGAGTGGAGAATAAACCTCCAAAGCAGCGCAGTGTGTTTTACACATCAACATCTACTCAGCTAGCCTTCTTCACTAGCCTCTTAACGAGTTCCCTAACTTATAGCTTTAacattttgtaatgaaaatccGTTATTAATCCGTTATTAATCCGTTATTAATCCGTTATTAATCTGTTATTATTATCCAGTTTACACAATGTGCTGAAGGAAATAATTAGCATAAAGCTGCAGTAGCCTCCGTGTCTTCACACGATCTGCCAGTGACGGGAACAAAGTCAACACAAGGCAGTGAAAAAACAGTGTACAGAGTGAAACctgaatgaagtgtgtgtgtgtgtgtgtgtgtgtgtgtgtgtgtgtgtgtgtgtgtgtttgtgtgtgagacagttAGCTCCACATCTCCCAGCGcgtgttcagtgttctccctGGCAGCTGGTTTACAGCACTGACACTCACGGCACCAGCCTGAAAACTCTGTACAGAAACACAGCAGAAATCCAACAACCGGTACTGCTGCTGATACAGGACACACAcaaccaggtacacacacacacacacacacacacacacacacacacacacaaccaggtacacacacacacacacacacacacacacacacacacacacaaccaggtacacacacacacacacacacacacacacacacacacacaaccaggtacacacacacacacacacacacacacacacacacacacacaaccaggtacacacacacacacacacacacacacacacacacacacacaaccaggtacacacacacacacacacacacacacacacacacaaccaggtacacacacacacacacacacacacacacacaaccaggtacacacacacacacacacacaaccaggcacacacacacacacacacacacacacacacacacacacaaccaggtacacacacacacacacacacacacacacacacacacaaccaggtacacacacacacac
This genomic interval from Ictalurus punctatus breed USDA103 chromosome 23, Coco_2.0, whole genome shotgun sequence contains the following:
- the LOC108261200 gene encoding nuclear receptor coactivator 7 isoform X1, whose protein sequence is MGVAYSVGEVDHLYTFFVQWSPHRFTEHRRRRSFLLVDKEKLAVIDSLLSDPDPEHWNIITVRKEKRSQSVCSSPSVSTSEDEDTEDTLPVLQQDSQILREQHIEKLAPHLPARVQCSPWQLVYSTDTHGTSLKTLYRNTAEIQQPVLLLIQDTHNQVFGAFSSDSFRVSDCCYGTGETFLFTFSPEFQMFRWSGENSYFVRGFLDSLQLGAGGGPFGLWLDSDLLRGSTFPCNTFRNAPLCPHQDFSVRALEVWSFQ
- the LOC108261200 gene encoding nuclear receptor coactivator 7 isoform X2, with the translated sequence MLLKHRVGLRERTEENVKILFFCRGCEEPYVQIITVRKEKRSQSVCSSPSVSTSEDEDTEDTLPVLQQDSQILREQHIEKLAPHLPARVQCSPWQLVYSTDTHGTSLKTLYRNTAEIQQPVLLLIQDTHNQVFGAFSSDSFRVSDCCYGTGETFLFTFSPEFQMFRWSGENSYFVRGFLDSLQLGAGGGPFGLWLDSDLLRGSTFPCNTFRNAPLCPHQDFSVRALEVWSFQ